The Solanum lycopersicum chromosome 9, SLM_r2.1 genome window below encodes:
- the LOC138338376 gene encoding glycine-rich protein 2-like → MFHKGGEFNGSYSTGQGSGGYPARPIQSSLQTIVGGPPQTDQHFSEFGGYPQTSLYSQRPILESRECYGCGETGHIKRYCPKQSYSPQIVRGRGGHGRGCHSGGRGGRGNGGHQNGQGDGQTGNTAAQHGKGNGQTGDRAHCYAFPG, encoded by the coding sequence ATGTTtcataagggaggtgagtttaatggttcttactccacagggcagggttcaggaggttatccagcccgacctattcagtcttcactgcagactatagttgggggtccaccacaGACcgatcaacacttctctgagtttggaggttatccccagacttcgttaTACTCACAGAGACCCAttcttgaatccagagagtgttatggatgtggggagactggacacattaagaggtattgtccaaaacagagttacagtcctcaaatagtcagaggtagaggtggtcacgGAAGGGGCTgtcattctggagggcgtggtggccgaggtaatggtggtcaccaaaacggccagGGTGACGGACAAACTGGAAatactgcagcacaacatggtaagggcaacggacagaccggtgatagggctcattgttatgcttttcctgggtga